The Ramlibacter algicola genome segment CGACCGTGGAGCAGCACTTCTACAGCGTGAGCGACGACGACAAGCGGCGCGCGGTCAAGCAGATCGTGCGCCAGCGCGGCATCAGCCAGGCGTTCGTGTTCGTCAACAGCAAGCTCGGGTGCGCACGCCTGGCGCGTTCGCTGGAGCGCGACGGCCTCAAGGCCACCGCGATGCACGGCGACAAGTCGCAGGACGAGCGCCTGAAGTCGCTGGCCGCGTTCAAGGCGGGTGAAGTCGACCTGCTGGTGGCCACCGACGTCGCCGCGCGCGGCCTGGACATCAAGGACGTGCCCGCCGTCTTCAACTTCGACGTGCCGTTCAACGCCGAGGACTACGTGCACCGCATCGGACGCACGGGCCGCGCCGGCGCATCGGGCCTGGCGGTGACGCTGGTGTCGAACAGCGACGCGCGCCTGGTCGCCGACCTCGAGAAGCTGCTGAAGAAGAAGATCGACCTCGAGGCGATCGAGTGGGACGACGAGCGCCCGCGCGGCCGCATCAACGACGGTCGCCGCACCTGGCGCGATCGCGGCGAGACGGGGGACGAGCGCGACGCGATGGACTCGCAGCGCGAGCGCACGCGCGCGCCGCGACGTGACGAGCCGCCTCGCTACGCGCCCGCGCAGGCGCCCGCCGACCCGTTCTTCGCCCAGCCCTACGAGCCGCCGGCGGAAGACGTCCAGCCGGCCTGGGAAGGCGACAAGAAGGCCGCGCCCAGCAAGGTGTCGTCGAACATCAAGAGCGCCAAGCGCAAAGTCGCGGCGCTGTTCAAGACGCCGCAATAGGCGTTCACGACGAAATCGCTTCGCGATTCCGTTGTGGCGCCTAGTCCCCGCCAGGCTCCTGCGCCTGCGGGCACTTCACCTGCACCACTTCGCGTGATCCCGTGACGGGATCGAAGCGCAGCGCGCTCAGGCAGCCGCCCCACACGCAGCCCGTGTCGAGCGCGATCAGGTCGTCGCGAAGCAGCAGCCCGAGTTGCGACCAGTGCCCGAACGCCACCGGCGCGCCGGCGGTGCGGCGCCCGGGGACGTCGAACCACGCCAGCGTGCTGGGCGGGGCTTCATCGAGGCGGCCCGACGCCTTCAGGTGCATCACGCCGCCGGGCGTGCAGAAGCGCAGGCGCGTGAGCGCGTTGACGATCACGCGCAGGCGGTCGGCGCCTTGCAGGTCGTCGCTCCACGCGTCGGGCAGGTTGCCGTACATCTCGCGGAAGAAGTCGGCGTGCCCCGGCGAACGCAGCGCCGATTCGACTTCGCCGGCGAGCGAGAGCACCTGCGCGACGTCCCACTGCGGCAGCACGCCGCCGTGCAGCATCAGCACGCCGTGCGCGTGCAGCGCCATGCGTTGGTGGCGCAGCCAGTGCAGCAGCGCGTCGCGGTCCGGTGCACCGAGCACCGAATCGATCGTGTCGCCCGGGCGCGCAGCCCGCACGCCTTGCGAGATCGCGAGCAGGCTCAGGTCGTGGTTGCCCAGGAGACACTGCGCCGACCCGTCGAGCGCCATGAGGCGCCGCAACACCTGCGCGGACGCGGGCCCGCGGTTCACGAGGTCGCCTAGCAGGTAGAGGTGGTCGCGGCTGGGGGAGAAGTCCACGTGCCGCAGCAGCCGCGCGAGCGGCTCGTCGCAGCCTTGCACATCCCCGATCAGATACAGTGCCATTCGTGTCGGATTCTCCCCGAGGGCCATGGATTTTCTGCTGATCGCGCTGTTGACGGTGCTCAATGGCGTGTTCGCGATGTCCGAACTCGCCCTCGCCTCCAGCCGCCGGGCGATCCTCCTTGCGAACGCGGAAGAGGGGGACAAGGGCGCCGCGACTGCGCTGCGCCTGCTCGAACACCCCACGCAGTTCCTGTCGACGGTGCAGGTCGGCATCACCTCGATCGGGATGCTCAACGGCATCGTCGGCGAGGCCGCCTTCAGCGCGAAGCTCACGGCCTGGCTGGTCGGCTTCGGCATCGGCGAGGGCGCCGCCGGCATCGCGGCCACCGCCATCGTGGTGGTGCTCATCACCTTCGTCACGATCATCTTCGGCGAGCTGGTGCCCAAGCGCATCGGCCAGCTCTATCCCGAGCAGGTCTCGCGCTCGATCTCGCGGCCGATGGCGTGGATGGCGCGCGCCGCCGGCCCGTTCGTCAAGCTGCTGTCCGCCACCACGCAAGCGGTGCTCAAGCTGCTGCAGATCGACACCGGCCGCGTGCGCATGGTGACCGAGGAGGAGATCCAGCACAGCCTCGAGGAAGGCGTCGATGCCGGCGTCATCGAGGAGCAGGAACACCGGCTGGTGCGCAACGTGTTCCGTCTCGACGATCGTTCGCTCGCATCGCTGATGGTTCCGCGCACCGACCTGGTGTGGTTCGACGCGACGGCCACCGTGGCCGAATGCCTGCTGCGCGCGGGCGGCGACGGTGCGCACTCCTGGTACCCGGTGTGCCGCGGATCGCTCGACGACGTGGTCGGCGTCGTCAGCGTGGCGCGGCTGCTCGCGCTCGGGCCGCAGCACGAGGGTACCGTCGAGGCCCATGCGATCCCGGCGGCGTTCCTGCCCGAAACGCTCAGCGCGATGGAATTGCTGGAGCAGTTCCGCAGCCGCTCGCAGCGCATCGTGTTCGTGGTCGACGAATACGGCGTGGTGCAGGGCCTGGTCACGCCGCGCGACCTGCTGGAAGCGATCACCGGCGAGCTGCGGCCCGAAGCCAACACCGAGGCGTGGGCGACCCCGCGCGACGACGGCTCCTGGCTCCTGGATGGGCTGATGCCCGTCGCGGAGCTCAAGGCAAGGCTGGCGATCCGCGAATTGCCCGAGGAGGACCGCGGCCGCTACAACACGGTCGCGGGCCTGCTGCTGGCCGTGTCGGGCCACCTGCCCACCGTGGGTGAGAAGATCGAGTGCGGCGACTGGCTGTTCGAGGTGGTGGACCTCGACGGGCGCCGCATCGACAAGGTGCTGGCCGCGCCCATGGGGCCGGCGCCGACCGCGGAGGAACGAGGATGACCCAGCTCTATTACGACAAGCCGGTGCTGCTGAACCGGGACACGCACCGCAGGCGCCGCATCAAGCCGGGCAACGGGTTCGGCTTCGCGCGCCGCGCCAATTCGCTGGTGCTGACGGGCGTCGAATTCAACGAGGCCTGCAAGGACTACGCGATCGTCTTCACGCGGCAGGCCGGCGGCCACGTCACGCCCGTCGTGGTGCTGG includes the following:
- a CDS encoding DEAD/DEAH box helicase; amino-acid sequence: MTASFSNLSLAEPLARAVADMGYEQMTPIQAQAIPVVLTGRDVMGAAQTGTGKTAAFSLPLLQRLLKHENTSTSPARHPVRALVLLPTRELADQVAQQVKLYAKHTNLRSTVVFGGIDMKPQTAELKRGVEILVATPGRLLDHIEAKNAVLNQVEYVVLDEADRMLDIGFLPDLQRILSYLPKQRTTLLFSATFSPEIKRLANSYLKDPVVVEVSRPNATASTVEQHFYSVSDDDKRRAVKQIVRQRGISQAFVFVNSKLGCARLARSLERDGLKATAMHGDKSQDERLKSLAAFKAGEVDLLVATDVAARGLDIKDVPAVFNFDVPFNAEDYVHRIGRTGRAGASGLAVTLVSNSDARLVADLEKLLKKKIDLEAIEWDDERPRGRINDGRRTWRDRGETGDERDAMDSQRERTRAPRRDEPPRYAPAQAPADPFFAQPYEPPAEDVQPAWEGDKKAAPSKVSSNIKSAKRKVAALFKTPQ
- a CDS encoding symmetrical bis(5'-nucleosyl)-tetraphosphatase; its protein translation is MALYLIGDVQGCDEPLARLLRHVDFSPSRDHLYLLGDLVNRGPASAQVLRRLMALDGSAQCLLGNHDLSLLAISQGVRAARPGDTIDSVLGAPDRDALLHWLRHQRMALHAHGVLMLHGGVLPQWDVAQVLSLAGEVESALRSPGHADFFREMYGNLPDAWSDDLQGADRLRVIVNALTRLRFCTPGGVMHLKASGRLDEAPPSTLAWFDVPGRRTAGAPVAFGHWSQLGLLLRDDLIALDTGCVWGGCLSALRFDPVTGSREVVQVKCPQAQEPGGD
- a CDS encoding hemolysin family protein, with translation MDFLLIALLTVLNGVFAMSELALASSRRAILLANAEEGDKGAATALRLLEHPTQFLSTVQVGITSIGMLNGIVGEAAFSAKLTAWLVGFGIGEGAAGIAATAIVVVLITFVTIIFGELVPKRIGQLYPEQVSRSISRPMAWMARAAGPFVKLLSATTQAVLKLLQIDTGRVRMVTEEEIQHSLEEGVDAGVIEEQEHRLVRNVFRLDDRSLASLMVPRTDLVWFDATATVAECLLRAGGDGAHSWYPVCRGSLDDVVGVVSVARLLALGPQHEGTVEAHAIPAAFLPETLSAMELLEQFRSRSQRIVFVVDEYGVVQGLVTPRDLLEAITGELRPEANTEAWATPRDDGSWLLDGLMPVAELKARLAIRELPEEDRGRYNTVAGLLLAVSGHLPTVGEKIECGDWLFEVVDLDGRRIDKVLAAPMGPAPTAEERG